Proteins encoded in a region of the Phoenix dactylifera cultivar Barhee BC4 chromosome 3, palm_55x_up_171113_PBpolish2nd_filt_p, whole genome shotgun sequence genome:
- the LOC103706287 gene encoding KHG/KDPG aldolase-like isoform X1 — translation MALAGFSRFHRPPPPPPLHLRRPSASARASAPSVSPLPRALIEIERSRVIACLRASDGKLAMEAACAALSGGISVLEIVMSTPGVLEVIKGLQKDHPSSVIGVGTVLNAEDARKAAKAGAQFLMSPCTVMEILVDIQDNEVLYIPGVMTPTEVLFAYNAGARIVKVYPVSMLGGYKYISALKKPFPHIPMVASQGIATDSIEGYIGGGASAVVLSDAIFEKEAMRQRNFDEIQRLAYLATLLADRARRPRGQGYIA, via the exons ATGGCTCTGGCGGGCTTCTCCCGCTTccatcgtcctcctcctcctcctcctctccatctccGACGTCCTTCGGCCTCCGCTCGTGCTTCCGCTCCCTCTGTCTCTCCCCTTCCAAGGGCCCTAATCGAGATTGAGAGATCCCGGGTCATCGCGTGCCTCCGCGCCTCAGA TGGCAAGCTGGCAATGGAAGCTGCTTGTGCTGCCCTGAGCGGTGGCATCTCTGTT CTGGAGATTGTGATGAGCACTCCAGGTGTGTTGGAG GTGATAAAGGGACTTCAGAAAGATCATCCTTCATCAGTTATAGGA GTTGGGACCGTCTTAAATGCTGAGGATGCTAGAAAAGCAGCAAAAGCTGGAGCCCAGTTTCTCATGAGTCCTTGTACAGTCATG GAAATATTAGTTGATATTCAAGATAATGAAGTTCTTTATATTCCAGGAGTCATGACACCAACAGAA GTGTTGTTTGCATATAATGCTGGTGCAAGAATTGTCAAG GTTTATCCAGTCTCGATGTTAGGCGGATATAAATACATATCAGCTCTCAAAAAACCATTTCCTCATATTCCAATGGTTGCTTCCCAAGGCATTGCAACAG ATTCAATAGAGGGATACATTGGAGGAGGGGCTTCAGCAGTGGTACTATCGGATgctatatttgaaaaagaggCAATGAGACAAAGGAATTTTGATGAAATACAAAGACTTGCGTATCTTGCCACTTTGCTTGCTGATCGAGCTAGAAGACCACGAGGACAAG GTTATATAGCTTGA
- the LOC103706286 gene encoding probable sugar phosphate/phosphate translocator At5g25400, protein MGREGGGGGGGGGGGGGGMSEGLVRKVLLSYFYVAVWIFLSFTVIVFNKYILDPKMYNWPFPISLTMVHMAFCSTLAIILVRGLRLVEPPTSPAMTRDLYVGSVVPIGALYAFSLWFSNSAYIYLSVSFIQMLKALMPVAVYSIGVLFKKENFKSDTLLNMLSISFGVAIAAYGEARFNAWGVMLQLAAVAFEATRLVLIQILLTSKGISLNPITSLYYVAPCCLGFLLIPWFVVEFPVLRATSSFRPDFLIFGSNSFCAFALNLAVFLLVGKTSALTMNVAGVVKDWLLIAFSWSVIRDTVTTVNLIGYGIAFLGVAYYNHVKLQALKAKEAQKKITQADEENAQLLVERDGDRKNDSQA, encoded by the coding sequence aTGGGACgggagggcggcggcggcggcggcggcggaggaggaggaggaggagggatgaGCGAGGGGCTGGTGAGGAAGGTCCTCCTCTCCTACTTCTACGTCGCGGTCTGGATCTTCCTCAGCTTTACCGTGATCGTCTTCAACAAGTATATCCTCGATCCGAAGATGTACAACTGGCCCTTCCCCATCTCCCTCACCATGGTCCATATGGCCTTCTGCTCCACCCTCGCCATCATCCTCGTCCGCGGCCTCCGCCTCGTGGAGCCACCCACCTCCCCTGCCATGACCCGCGACCTCTACGTCGGCTCCGTCGTCCCCATCGGTGCCCTCTACGCCTTCTCCCTCTGGTTCTCCAACTCCGCCTACATCTACCTCTCCGTCTCCTTCATCCAGATGCTCAAAGCCCTCATGCCCGTCGCCGTCTATTCGATCGGAGTCCTCTTCAAGAAAGAGAACTTTAAGAGCGACACCCTGCTCAACATGCTCTCCATCTCCTTCGGCGTCGCCATCGCCGCCTACGGCGAGGCCCGCTTCAACGCCTGGGGCGTCATGCTCCAGCTCGCCGCCGTCGCCTTCGAAGCTACCCGCCTCGTCCTCATCCAGATCCTCCTCACCTCCAAAGGCATCTCTTTGAACCCCATCACCTCCCTCTACTACGTCGCCCCCTGCTGCCTCGGCTTCCTCCTCATCCCCTGGTTCGTCGTCGAGTTCCCCGTCCTCCGCGCCACCTCCTCCTTCCGCCCCGACTTCCTCATCTTCGGTAGCAACTCCTTCTGCGCCTTCGCGCTCAACCTCGCCGTCTTCCTCCTCGTCGGCAAGACCTCCGCCCTCACCATGAACGTCGCCGGCGTAGTCAAGGACTGGCTCCTCATCGCCTTTTCGTGGTCGGTCATTCGAGACACCGTCACCACCGTCAACCTCATCGGCTACGGCATTGCCTTCCTTGGAGTCGCGTACTACAACCACGTCAAGCTGCAGGCGCTCAAGGCCAAGGAGGCCCAGAAGAAGATCACGCAGGCTGACGAAGAGAACGCCCAGCTCCTCGTGGAGAGGGATGGCGACCGGAAGAACGACTCCCAGGCTTGA
- the LOC103706287 gene encoding KHG/KDPG aldolase-like isoform X2 has translation MALAGFSRFHRPPPPPPLHLRRPSASARASAPSVSPLPRALIEIERSRVIACLRASDGKLAMEAACAALSGGISVLEIVMSTPGVLEVIKGLQKDHPSSVIGVGTVLNAEDARKAAKAGAQFLMSPCTVMVLFAYNAGARIVKVYPVSMLGGYKYISALKKPFPHIPMVASQGIATDSIEGYIGGGASAVVLSDAIFEKEAMRQRNFDEIQRLAYLATLLADRARRPRGQGYIA, from the exons ATGGCTCTGGCGGGCTTCTCCCGCTTccatcgtcctcctcctcctcctcctctccatctccGACGTCCTTCGGCCTCCGCTCGTGCTTCCGCTCCCTCTGTCTCTCCCCTTCCAAGGGCCCTAATCGAGATTGAGAGATCCCGGGTCATCGCGTGCCTCCGCGCCTCAGA TGGCAAGCTGGCAATGGAAGCTGCTTGTGCTGCCCTGAGCGGTGGCATCTCTGTT CTGGAGATTGTGATGAGCACTCCAGGTGTGTTGGAG GTGATAAAGGGACTTCAGAAAGATCATCCTTCATCAGTTATAGGA GTTGGGACCGTCTTAAATGCTGAGGATGCTAGAAAAGCAGCAAAAGCTGGAGCCCAGTTTCTCATGAGTCCTTGTACAGTCATG GTGTTGTTTGCATATAATGCTGGTGCAAGAATTGTCAAG GTTTATCCAGTCTCGATGTTAGGCGGATATAAATACATATCAGCTCTCAAAAAACCATTTCCTCATATTCCAATGGTTGCTTCCCAAGGCATTGCAACAG ATTCAATAGAGGGATACATTGGAGGAGGGGCTTCAGCAGTGGTACTATCGGATgctatatttgaaaaagaggCAATGAGACAAAGGAATTTTGATGAAATACAAAGACTTGCGTATCTTGCCACTTTGCTTGCTGATCGAGCTAGAAGACCACGAGGACAAG GTTATATAGCTTGA
- the LOC103706285 gene encoding cysteine proteinase inhibitor A-like, producing MAALGGVRDAKEIENSVEIEELARFAVEEYDKKANALLEFVRVVKVKEQVVAGIVYYITIEVIDGGKKKLYEAKVWVKPWMKFKELQEFSPLGGCSSEGETPKED from the exons ATGGCCGCCTTGGGAGGAGTTCGTGATGCAAAGGAGATCGAGAACAGTGTCGAGATCGAAGAGCTCGCTCGCTTCGCTGTCGAAGAGTACGACAAGAAAGCG AATGCTCTTCTTGAGTTTGTTCGAGTAGTGAAGGTGAAAGAGCAAGTTGTAGCTGGAATTGTTTACTACATAACTATTGAGGTAATTGATGGAGGGAAGAAAAAGCTATATGAGGCTAAGGTCTGGGTCAAACCCTGGATGAAGTTTAAGGAGCTTCAGGAGTTTAGTCCATTAGGTGGCTGCTCTTCGGAGGGCGAAACTCCAAAAG AAGACTGA